The following are encoded together in the Lathyrus oleraceus cultivar Zhongwan6 chromosome 3, CAAS_Psat_ZW6_1.0, whole genome shotgun sequence genome:
- the LOC127130730 gene encoding uncharacterized protein LOC127130730: protein MDPIKYIFEKIVVNGRITRWKMLLIEYDIQYVTQKSIKGSVLSDYLAHPHVEGYQSLRFDFPDEDIMFIRDFTMLGFKISPKEDPEPGSRWTLMFDGASNARGHGICVVITSPTGFHLPFTARLCFDDTNNMAEYEACIYGLEVAIDLRIKILEVYDDLTLVISQVKGDWETQDSKLIPYKEHIRKLVPYFDEISFHHIPREEN, encoded by the coding sequence atggatccgataaaatatatctttgaAAAGATTGTTGTTAATGGTAGAATTACCCGGTGGAAAATGTTGTTGATcgagtatgatattcagtatgTGACCCAGAAGTCAATAAAGGGGAGTGTTCTATCTGACTACCTCGCTCACCCACATGTCGAGGGTTATCAGTcgttgaggtttgactttccagaCGAAGACATTATGTTTATCAGAGACTTCACTATGCTAGGTTTCAAGATAAGTCCCAAGGAAGATCCCGAACCAGGATCGCGATGGACGCTCATGTTCGACGGTGCTTCCAATGCTCGAGGACATGGCATATGTGTTGTTATCACTTCTCCGACTGGTTTCCACCTTCCATTTACCGCTAGGTTATGTTTTGACGAcaccaacaatatggcagaatatgaagcatgtatctacGGTTTAGAGGTGGCCATCGACTTAAGGATCAAGATTCTTGAGGTATACGATGATTTAACTCTGGTAATAAGTCAAGTAAAAGGTGATTGGGAGACTCAGGATAGCAAATTGATACCTTACAAGGAGCATATCAGAAAACTGGTACCCTACTTTGATGAAATCTCTTTTCATCATATTCCAAGGGAAGAAAATTAG